A genomic stretch from Streptomyces venezuelae ATCC 10712 includes:
- a CDS encoding ABC transporter ATP-binding protein, producing the protein MPPRRGRNHPVTEGLVVDRLTKRYGTHTAVDGVSFTLPPGGSLAIVGESGSGKTTTVRMLVGLERADGGTVRLDGRDRSARARGRAERLARAREIQMVFQDPYLSLDPRVTVSGCLDEVLRLHTGLDAAARRVRVAELLDRVGLGSREAGALPRGLSGGQRQRVAIARALAVEPRVLVLDEAVAALDVSIQAQILDLLREIRRAAGVGYLFVTHDLAVVRHIADEVLVLRSGAVLESGPVDRVLDAPDHPYTRLLLDSVPRRGRPLGGAR; encoded by the coding sequence ATGCCTCCGCGCCGAGGAAGGAATCACCCTGTGACCGAGGGACTGGTGGTCGACCGGCTGACGAAGAGGTACGGCACGCACACGGCCGTCGACGGGGTGTCGTTCACCCTGCCGCCGGGCGGTTCGCTGGCGATCGTCGGCGAGTCGGGGAGCGGCAAGACGACGACGGTACGGATGCTCGTGGGCCTGGAGCGCGCCGACGGCGGCACGGTCCGCCTCGACGGCCGCGACCGTTCGGCCCGCGCCCGGGGCCGCGCCGAGCGGCTGGCGCGGGCCCGGGAGATCCAGATGGTCTTCCAGGACCCCTATCTGTCCCTCGACCCGAGGGTGACGGTGAGCGGCTGCCTGGACGAGGTCCTGCGGCTGCACACCGGCCTGGACGCCGCCGCGCGCCGGGTGAGGGTCGCCGAACTCCTCGACCGGGTCGGGCTGGGGAGCCGCGAGGCGGGCGCCCTGCCGCGCGGTCTTTCCGGCGGCCAGCGCCAGCGCGTGGCGATCGCACGGGCCCTCGCGGTGGAGCCCCGGGTGCTGGTCCTCGACGAGGCGGTCGCCGCGCTCGACGTGTCGATCCAGGCGCAGATCCTCGATCTGCTGCGCGAGATCCGGCGTGCGGCGGGGGTCGGCTATCTGTTCGTGACCCATGACCTCGCGGTCGTACGGCACATCGCCGACGAGGTGCTCGTCCTGAGGTCGGGCGCGGTCCTGGAGTCGGGCCCCGTGGACCGGGTGCTCGACGCGCCGGACCACCCGTACACCCGGCTGCTGCTCGACTCCGTGCCCCGGCGCGGCAGGCCCCTGGGCGGCGCCCGCTGA
- a CDS encoding serine/threonine-protein kinase translates to MTSPDRPGAPTASDRTDVLAAGSEVGDWVVTRLIGSGGWSTVYAARPADAAAGSSGPAEVALKVMPTAGLAPRQARRIMESARREVDLGSRVGHPRLIGLRESFVLTAPDRPALDGAIVLVMERAVGSLRELIDAGVPEADRGPLIAGICEGLAHLHGSGWVHADLKPENVLLGEDRSVKLSDFGLATELTGTHGYVPPMGTLDYLPPERWRAPLGELGVRVRPSADIWALGIVIHEVFSAGGSPFSGATPVARGAAVQEYAQGRAPLRMDHTVPPFWRALAADCLAPNHAARAPHTAESLLARIAAHQDATGAGTGAGSGRRRGRARTAVLATALCGVAAAALCSDAARGGSSGPPVRVGAPAGTVRVFNAERSCRERADRAAGCSLGLAVDPLRAYTADNVVPTRVWHDDVLAADCELPDGQPIIDEEARWSTRWFRVRLPAGSAPPTAWLPAVRTKDRPALPRCPRPTAAR, encoded by the coding sequence ATGACCTCCCCGGACCGCCCCGGCGCCCCCACCGCGAGCGACCGTACGGATGTGCTCGCGGCGGGCAGCGAGGTGGGCGACTGGGTGGTGACCCGGCTGATCGGCTCCGGAGGCTGGTCGACCGTCTACGCGGCCCGGCCCGCCGACGCGGCCGCCGGCTCATCGGGCCCCGCCGAAGTCGCGCTCAAAGTCATGCCGACGGCCGGGCTCGCGCCGCGCCAGGCGCGCAGGATCATGGAGTCCGCCCGCCGCGAGGTGGACCTCGGCAGCAGGGTCGGGCATCCCCGGCTGATCGGCCTGCGGGAGTCGTTCGTCCTCACGGCGCCCGACCGGCCCGCCCTGGACGGCGCGATCGTGCTCGTGATGGAACGGGCCGTCGGCAGCCTGCGCGAACTCATCGACGCCGGAGTGCCCGAGGCCGACCGCGGCCCGCTGATCGCCGGGATCTGCGAGGGGCTCGCCCATCTCCACGGCTCGGGCTGGGTCCACGCCGACCTCAAACCGGAGAACGTCCTGCTCGGCGAGGACCGCTCCGTGAAGCTCTCGGACTTCGGCCTCGCCACCGAACTCACGGGGACACACGGATACGTGCCGCCGATGGGCACCCTCGACTACCTGCCGCCCGAGCGCTGGCGGGCGCCGCTCGGCGAACTCGGCGTGCGGGTGCGGCCGTCCGCCGACATCTGGGCCCTGGGCATCGTCATCCACGAGGTGTTCTCGGCGGGCGGCTCGCCGTTCTCGGGGGCGACACCCGTGGCGCGCGGCGCCGCCGTGCAGGAGTACGCGCAGGGACGCGCCCCGCTGCGGATGGACCACACGGTGCCGCCGTTCTGGCGCGCGCTGGCCGCCGACTGCCTCGCCCCGAACCACGCGGCGCGCGCGCCGCACACCGCCGAGAGCCTGCTGGCCCGCATCGCCGCGCACCAGGACGCGACCGGAGCGGGTACGGGGGCGGGGTCGGGGCGGCGGCGGGGCCGGGCCCGGACCGCCGTCCTCGCCACCGCGCTCTGCGGCGTCGCCGCCGCCGCCCTGTGCTCGGACGCGGCCCGAGGGGGCTCGTCCGGGCCGCCCGTCCGGGTGGGCGCGCCGGCCGGCACCGTCCGGGTGTTCAACGCGGAGCGGAGCTGCCGGGAGCGGGCCGATCGGGCCGCCGGGTGCAGTCTCGGCCTGGCGGTCGATCCCCTGCGGGCGTACACGGCGGACAACGTCGTCCCGACTCGGGTGTGGCACGACGACGTCTTGGCGGCCGACTGCGAACTGCCCGACGGGCAGCCCATCATCGACGAGGAGGCCCGGTGGTCCACCCGCTGGTTCCGGGTCCGCCTCCCGGCCGGTTCCGCGCCCCCGACGGCCTGGCTGCCCGCCGTGCGCACCAAGGACCGCCCGGCCCTGCCGCGCTGCCCGCGTCCCACGGCCGCGCGCTGA
- a CDS encoding serine/threonine protein kinase — MSGVVIHLPQGSGGAEGGEPPGDAVTLRLGPGEVARFGRGSATVPVELLLADPAISRLAGEIRVTHDHWQLTNYSTSHSYLVENPEGAGEYLRIPPRRVGAPIPFEFSRVVLPTRSDATIAFQVYAPDHVFLDPEAMDVPWGNSTVTAYSLDETATYFLVLLALCEPRLRDQSRVAVPTTPQIVERLRDHPACGTLTARAVSSHIDYLAEEKLRIAAPDTGETGKADRRNGKREEIVGLALRFGLVREEHLALLPPQTGAGGRERQAGS, encoded by the coding sequence GTGAGCGGCGTAGTCATCCATCTGCCGCAGGGAAGCGGTGGCGCCGAAGGCGGCGAACCGCCCGGTGACGCGGTGACCCTGCGGCTCGGCCCCGGCGAGGTCGCCCGCTTCGGACGGGGCTCCGCCACGGTCCCCGTGGAGCTGCTGCTGGCCGACCCGGCCATCTCGCGGCTGGCCGGGGAGATCCGGGTGACCCACGACCACTGGCAGCTGACGAACTACAGCACCAGCCACAGCTACCTGGTGGAGAACCCCGAAGGGGCGGGCGAGTACCTGCGCATCCCGCCCCGCCGGGTCGGCGCGCCCATCCCGTTCGAGTTCTCCCGCGTGGTGCTGCCCACGCGCAGCGACGCCACCATCGCCTTCCAGGTGTACGCCCCCGACCACGTCTTCCTCGACCCCGAGGCCATGGACGTCCCCTGGGGGAACAGCACCGTCACCGCGTACTCCCTCGACGAGACCGCCACGTACTTCCTCGTGCTCCTCGCCCTCTGCGAACCGCGGCTGCGGGACCAGTCCCGGGTGGCGGTCCCCACCACTCCGCAGATCGTCGAGCGGCTCAGGGACCACCCCGCCTGCGGCACGCTGACCGCGCGGGCGGTCAGCTCGCACATCGACTACCTCGCCGAGGAGAAGCTGCGCATCGCGGCCCCGGACACCGGCGAGACCGGCAAGGCCGACCGCCGCAACGGCAAGCGGGAGGAGATCGTGGGCCTCGCCCTGCGGTTCGGGCTCGTACGTGAGGAGCACCTCGCGCTGCTGCCGCCCCAGACGGGAGCCGGAGGGCGGGAGCGGCAGGCCGGATCATGA
- a CDS encoding family 43 glycosylhydrolase: MLPISRRNLLHGMAGAAGLPLLGLGRAGEAAAAAAVGDDPAPRWVGAEPFAYVYDPSDSGGPRYLNDHTLVHGRGRWHLFSIVGESAPRGEAPDSAAEISFAHASAPSPRGPWTSHADALTVDPAYFGEEHLWAPHVVEADGRFWMFYAAGGEGGAAINLATSDDLFTWTREPSGPLFRGRAARDPMVLRVGAEWVMYYTELSDAGGHHVVAYRRSADLLRWSEPGVAFTDASTDATVSVTESPCVVRRDGWYYLFVGPRGGYEGTDVLASRDPFRFELSGYAGHVPGHAVEVTADGDTWYASAAGWFRNGLYVAPLVWRDGPAPWQSPDNPVAGLDVRGRLTVFALDAADRSMLRRVQLDPYGDGWSEWERFGGPAGAVPTLGRDADGRLEVFSLAPGGVNLHRRVQRSDGGWHDWEEFGGPAGAAPAVARDAAGRLEVFALSPGGGAVARRRQASPGSLAWDPWQPGFGAAAGAPPVVAANADGRLEVFALLPGGSGIVHRWQEAAAGPWTADWHPYGTAAGAAPRVAGDGSGRLSVAAIGPSGVGTFVRRQAVPSGGWGGWLPLFGWSAAAPLFAANDDGRLEAFSLAPGGARLVHRWQVAPGGEWSPGGEFGEPGLRLAATPTAALDVTGRLHVFAVTASGGVRTRVQERPSGGWRPWAAFGDRAVAPLVPGGPAW, translated from the coding sequence GTGCTTCCGATCAGCAGACGGAACCTGCTGCACGGCATGGCCGGGGCCGCCGGGCTCCCGCTCCTGGGCCTCGGCCGGGCCGGGGAGGCCGCCGCCGCCGCGGCGGTCGGGGACGACCCGGCCCCCCGGTGGGTCGGCGCGGAACCCTTCGCGTACGTCTACGACCCCTCGGACTCCGGTGGCCCGCGCTACCTCAACGACCACACCCTGGTCCACGGGCGGGGCCGCTGGCACCTGTTCTCCATCGTCGGGGAGAGCGCGCCGCGCGGCGAGGCCCCCGACAGCGCGGCGGAGATCTCCTTCGCCCACGCCTCCGCGCCGAGCCCGCGCGGGCCGTGGACGAGCCACGCCGACGCCCTCACCGTCGACCCTGCCTACTTCGGCGAGGAACACCTGTGGGCGCCGCACGTCGTCGAGGCCGACGGCAGATTCTGGATGTTCTACGCGGCGGGCGGCGAGGGCGGTGCCGCGATCAACCTCGCCACCTCGGACGACCTGTTCACCTGGACCCGCGAGCCGTCCGGCCCGCTGTTCCGGGGCCGCGCCGCGCGGGACCCGATGGTGCTGCGAGTCGGCGCCGAGTGGGTCATGTACTACACGGAGCTCTCGGACGCGGGCGGGCACCACGTCGTGGCGTACCGGCGGTCCGCCGATCTGCTGCGCTGGAGCGAGCCGGGGGTCGCGTTCACCGACGCGAGCACGGACGCGACCGTCTCGGTCACCGAGTCGCCGTGCGTGGTCCGGCGGGACGGCTGGTACTACCTGTTCGTGGGGCCGCGGGGCGGCTACGAGGGCACGGACGTGCTGGCGTCCCGGGACCCGTTCCGCTTCGAACTCTCCGGGTACGCCGGGCACGTGCCCGGTCACGCCGTCGAGGTGACCGCCGACGGGGACACGTGGTACGCCAGCGCCGCGGGCTGGTTCCGCAACGGGCTGTACGTGGCGCCCCTGGTGTGGCGGGACGGCCCGGCCCCCTGGCAGAGCCCCGACAACCCGGTGGCCGGCCTCGACGTGCGCGGCCGGCTCACGGTGTTCGCGCTCGACGCGGCCGACCGCTCGATGCTGCGGCGCGTCCAGCTCGACCCGTACGGCGACGGCTGGTCGGAGTGGGAGCGGTTCGGCGGCCCGGCCGGCGCGGTCCCCACCCTGGGCCGCGACGCCGACGGCCGCCTCGAGGTCTTCTCGCTCGCCCCCGGCGGCGTCAATCTGCACCGCAGGGTGCAGCGGTCGGACGGCGGCTGGCACGACTGGGAGGAGTTCGGCGGCCCGGCGGGCGCCGCCCCCGCCGTCGCACGCGACGCGGCCGGCCGGCTGGAGGTCTTCGCCCTGAGTCCGGGCGGCGGTGCCGTCGCGCGGCGCCGCCAGGCGTCACCCGGGTCCCTGGCCTGGGACCCCTGGCAGCCCGGCTTCGGAGCGGCGGCGGGCGCGCCCCCGGTGGTGGCGGCGAACGCCGACGGCCGCCTGGAGGTGTTCGCCCTGCTGCCCGGCGGCTCCGGGATCGTGCACCGCTGGCAGGAGGCCGCCGCCGGGCCGTGGACCGCTGACTGGCATCCGTACGGCACGGCGGCGGGCGCCGCGCCCCGGGTGGCCGGGGACGGCAGCGGTCGGCTCTCCGTGGCCGCGATCGGGCCGTCGGGCGTCGGGACCTTCGTCCGGCGGCAGGCCGTGCCGAGCGGTGGCTGGGGCGGGTGGCTGCCGCTGTTCGGCTGGAGCGCCGCCGCGCCGCTGTTCGCGGCCAACGACGACGGCCGCCTGGAGGCGTTCTCCCTGGCACCGGGCGGCGCGCGGCTCGTGCACCGCTGGCAGGTGGCTCCGGGCGGGGAGTGGAGTCCGGGCGGGGAGTTCGGCGAACCCGGTCTGCGGCTGGCGGCCACCCCCACGGCCGCCCTCGACGTCACCGGACGCCTCCACGTCTTCGCCGTGACCGCGTCGGGCGGGGTACGGACCCGGGTGCAGGAACGGCCGAGCGGCGGGTGGCGGCCGTGGGCGGCGTTCGGCGACCGTGCGGTCGCGCCCCTCGTGCCGGGCGGTCCCGCCTGGTGA
- a CDS encoding peptidoglycan DD-metalloendopeptidase family protein produces MLTALSRRALTCALAAAAALLLPAVVPAAPASARTAAAAACPAAGPVSQHYHSGHNGVDIANDVGTPIYAVGDGEVTISGYSGDYGQWIRVLHPDGRISEYGHMSRRDVFAGDRVVAGQQIALMGSEGNSTGPHLHLRIWGDQSTSYGIDPEVYLAERGVVLPCTPGTGPQPKPLVHPAESGRVVSARSADGRLEVFAAGADGIHHAWQQRVNGDWSAWEPLGGPGNAELAIAPNADGRLELFALSGSTFQHRWQLSPSGGWSNWEAFGEGGRDTAAGVNADGRIEVYASGPVGLFHRYQLAPNGGWSEWTPTGGGPADSRVEMEKAPDGRLEVFALNGSTFQHRYQTAPSGGWSGWDGFGEGGRDLTVDHNADGRLEVFASGPVGVFHRYQTGPADWSGWEATGGPADAQLTSERTADGRVEVFAMNGSTAMHLWQTAVNAPYGAWAPFGTGGTEVTAAANADGRIEVFGTNPTGTFHTWQTGFASWSPWTWVNDTAGPGLG; encoded by the coding sequence GTGCTGACTGCACTTTCCCGCCGTGCACTGACCTGTGCGCTCGCCGCGGCCGCCGCCCTGCTGCTGCCCGCGGTGGTGCCCGCGGCTCCGGCCTCGGCCCGTACCGCCGCCGCCGCGGCCTGCCCGGCCGCCGGTCCCGTGTCCCAGCACTACCACTCCGGTCACAACGGCGTGGACATCGCCAACGACGTCGGGACGCCGATCTACGCGGTCGGCGACGGCGAGGTGACCATCTCCGGGTACAGCGGCGACTACGGCCAGTGGATCCGGGTGCTGCACCCCGACGGGCGGATCTCCGAGTACGGGCACATGTCCCGGCGGGACGTCTTCGCCGGGGACCGGGTCGTGGCCGGCCAGCAGATCGCCCTGATGGGCTCCGAGGGGAACTCCACCGGCCCCCACCTCCACCTGCGGATCTGGGGGGACCAGTCCACCTCGTACGGCATCGACCCCGAGGTCTACCTCGCGGAGCGCGGCGTGGTGCTGCCCTGCACCCCGGGCACCGGTCCGCAGCCGAAGCCGCTGGTGCATCCGGCGGAGTCGGGCCGGGTCGTGTCGGCGCGGTCGGCGGACGGACGGCTGGAGGTGTTCGCGGCGGGCGCCGACGGCATCCACCACGCCTGGCAGCAGCGGGTCAACGGCGACTGGTCGGCGTGGGAGCCGCTCGGCGGGCCGGGCAACGCCGAGCTCGCCATCGCGCCCAACGCCGACGGCCGCCTTGAGCTGTTCGCGCTGAGCGGCAGCACCTTCCAGCACCGCTGGCAGCTGAGCCCGTCCGGCGGCTGGTCGAACTGGGAGGCCTTCGGCGAGGGGGGCCGGGACACGGCGGCCGGGGTCAACGCCGACGGCCGGATCGAGGTCTACGCCTCCGGCCCGGTCGGGCTCTTCCACCGCTATCAGCTCGCCCCCAACGGCGGCTGGTCGGAGTGGACGCCCACGGGCGGCGGCCCCGCCGACAGCCGCGTGGAGATGGAGAAGGCTCCCGACGGGCGCCTCGAGGTCTTCGCCCTCAACGGAAGCACCTTCCAGCACCGGTACCAGACGGCGCCCAGTGGCGGCTGGTCCGGGTGGGACGGCTTCGGTGAGGGGGGCCGCGACCTGACGGTCGACCACAACGCCGACGGCCGCCTGGAAGTCTTCGCCTCCGGCCCGGTCGGGGTGTTCCACCGGTACCAGACCGGCCCCGCCGACTGGTCCGGCTGGGAGGCCACCGGGGGCCCGGCCGACGCCCAGCTCACCAGCGAACGCACCGCCGACGGGCGCGTCGAGGTCTTCGCCATGAACGGCAGCACCGCCATGCACCTGTGGCAGACCGCCGTCAACGCCCCCTACGGCGCGTGGGCGCCGTTCGGCACCGGCGGCACCGAGGTCACCGCCGCCGCCAACGCCGACGGCCGGATCGAGGTCTTCGGCACCAACCCCACGGGCACCTTCCACACCTGGCAGACCGGCTTCGCCAGCTGGTCCCCCTGGACCTGGGTCAACGACACCGCCGGCCCCGGCCTCGGCTGA
- a CDS encoding penicillin acylase family protein produces the protein MARRRSRAGLPVTVAAVVAVMSTVAATGSTAATGGGAAGPDRPTIRYTEYGIPHIIASDWEGLGTGYGYAAAKDNICTLADTYLMVNAQRSRYLGPQGKASPGQNQNSTTNLNSDLYFQRIKDNRVVERLLEQPAPDGPEPEVREAIRGYVQGYNRYLAETGAGNLTDPACRGAAWVRPITELDVYRHAHAEIIMGSADALLDGQVNAAPPGASAAAKPKSPPPASSPKETAAKISAAMAVSRQQSMGSNALAVGSQGVSGGTSMLLANPHFPWQGKNRMWQSHLTIPGKVNVSGASLLGLPAVNIGYNDDVAWSHTVATVAPFGLFDVQVDPLNPTMYLVDGAWERMTSQQVAVDVRNPDGSLGKVTRTLWSTRYGPVTTSLQGVALPWVVSAHAVRDVNMNNLRALNTWFRLDQAKDVDDVVNTLETTQGVPFFNTIASDRKGKALYADIQATANITDAHANSCLTMTGQLLFNQPLKLPNVPPISIFDGKRSACDWPDDPNAVAPGLLDPHKQPRLIRDDFVGNANDSAWLANPEQPLSFPRVMGDAGAPRSLRTQELILTAQKRINGTDGLPGRGFTPDTMGKLLFADNSRAADLALNATVAMCQSVPFGLVLVDGNLVNVSEACPVLAGWKDHDYTADSRGSLLFANYWYSLLGGQGVEKLPWRVPFDPKDPVHTPNSLDTGSSALRDALARAVLAMRTAGIALNAPLSDVQKVTRGGEQIPIHGMIGELGVLNVIKAGQVDGKTDVVFGSSFIQQVRFTAEGPPQARSVLAYSQSADPNSAHYADQTKLFSAGQWVTERFTEDQIAASPALVVKVLD, from the coding sequence ATGGCACGGAGGCGATCAAGAGCGGGGCTGCCGGTGACGGTGGCGGCCGTGGTCGCGGTGATGAGCACGGTGGCGGCCACGGGGTCCACGGCCGCCACGGGGGGCGGGGCGGCGGGGCCGGACAGGCCGACGATCCGGTACACGGAGTACGGGATCCCGCACATCATCGCCTCGGACTGGGAGGGGCTGGGCACCGGCTACGGATACGCGGCAGCCAAGGACAACATCTGCACCCTGGCCGACACCTATCTGATGGTCAACGCCCAGCGCTCCCGGTACCTGGGACCCCAGGGCAAGGCGAGCCCCGGCCAGAACCAGAACAGCACCACCAATCTCAACAGCGACCTGTACTTCCAGCGGATCAAGGACAACCGGGTGGTGGAGCGGCTGCTCGAACAGCCCGCCCCCGACGGACCCGAACCCGAGGTGCGCGAGGCCATCCGCGGTTACGTCCAGGGCTACAACCGCTACCTGGCAGAGACGGGCGCCGGGAACCTCACCGACCCGGCCTGCCGCGGCGCGGCCTGGGTGCGGCCGATCACCGAGCTGGACGTCTACCGGCACGCGCACGCCGAGATCATCATGGGCAGCGCCGACGCGCTCCTGGACGGCCAGGTCAACGCCGCCCCGCCTGGGGCCTCGGCCGCCGCGAAGCCGAAGTCACCGCCGCCGGCTTCCTCTCCCAAGGAGACGGCGGCGAAGATCAGCGCCGCGATGGCGGTCAGCAGACAGCAGAGCATGGGAAGCAACGCCCTGGCCGTCGGCTCGCAGGGCGTGTCCGGCGGCACCAGCATGCTGCTGGCCAACCCGCACTTCCCGTGGCAGGGCAAGAATCGGATGTGGCAGAGCCACCTGACGATCCCGGGCAAGGTGAACGTCTCCGGGGCGAGCCTGCTCGGCCTCCCCGCGGTCAACATCGGGTACAACGACGACGTCGCCTGGAGCCACACCGTCGCCACGGTGGCCCCGTTCGGCCTGTTCGACGTCCAGGTCGACCCGCTGAACCCCACCATGTACCTGGTCGACGGCGCCTGGGAGCGGATGACCTCCCAGCAGGTCGCCGTCGACGTGCGGAACCCGGACGGCTCCCTCGGGAAGGTCACCAGGACGCTGTGGTCCACCCGCTACGGCCCGGTCACCACGTCGCTGCAGGGGGTGGCGCTGCCCTGGGTGGTCAGCGCGCACGCGGTGCGCGACGTGAACATGAACAACCTGCGGGCGCTGAACACCTGGTTCCGTCTCGACCAGGCCAAGGACGTCGACGACGTGGTGAACACCCTGGAGACCACCCAGGGCGTCCCCTTCTTCAACACGATCGCCTCCGACCGCAAGGGCAAGGCGCTGTACGCGGACATCCAGGCCACCGCGAACATCACCGACGCCCACGCGAACTCCTGCCTCACCATGACCGGCCAACTGCTCTTCAACCAGCCGCTGAAGCTGCCGAACGTGCCGCCCATCTCCATCTTCGACGGCAAGCGGAGCGCCTGCGACTGGCCCGACGACCCGAACGCGGTCGCACCGGGACTGCTCGACCCGCACAAGCAACCCCGCCTGATCCGGGACGACTTCGTCGGCAACGCCAACGACAGCGCCTGGCTGGCCAACCCGGAGCAGCCGCTGAGCTTCCCCCGGGTGATGGGCGACGCCGGCGCGCCCCGCTCGCTGCGCACCCAGGAGCTCATCCTGACCGCGCAGAAGCGGATCAACGGGACCGACGGACTGCCGGGCCGGGGCTTCACCCCGGACACCATGGGGAAGCTGCTGTTCGCCGACAACAGCCGGGCGGCCGACCTGGCCCTCAACGCCACCGTGGCGATGTGCCAGAGCGTCCCCTTCGGGCTGGTCCTGGTGGACGGCAACCTGGTCAACGTGAGCGAGGCCTGCCCGGTCCTGGCCGGCTGGAAGGACCACGACTACACGGCGGACAGCCGGGGCTCCCTGCTCTTCGCGAACTACTGGTACTCCCTGCTCGGCGGGCAGGGCGTCGAGAAGCTCCCGTGGCGGGTCCCCTTCGACCCCAAGGACCCGGTCCACACGCCGAACTCGCTGGACACCGGGAGTTCCGCCCTCCGGGACGCCCTGGCCCGCGCCGTGCTCGCGATGCGCACCGCGGGCATCGCCCTGAACGCGCCGCTGTCGGACGTCCAGAAGGTCACGCGGGGCGGTGAGCAGATCCCGATCCACGGAATGATCGGCGAACTCGGCGTACTGAACGTCATCAAGGCCGGCCAGGTCGACGGGAAGACGGACGTCGTCTTCGGCTCCAGCTTCATCCAGCAGGTCCGGTTCACCGCCGAGGGCCCGCCGCAGGCGCGGTCCGTCCTGGCCTACTCCCAGTCGGCCGACCCGAACTCGGCCCACTACGCCGACCAGACCAAGCTCTTCTCGGCCGGCCAGTGGGTGACCGAGCGCTTCACCGAGGACCAGATCGCGGCCTCACCGGCCCTGGTCGTCAAGGTCCTCGACTGA
- a CDS encoding alpha/beta hydrolase, translating into MFGGRGAKRRRMTVAWLFAALALATVLPAASAQAADDTTPPPMTDGFGLTQVGAAVGTATNFYLTVTTAEVAEEQHIKIILPSGYYDDPNRRYPVMYFLHGSPDDPVQQTYPALSMSDRMITVIPDGGARGWYTNWLNQKTRAGAQNWENFHLKQVIPFIDANLRTIATKKARAVSGISMGGFGALHYAQARPDLFSQTAALSGDIDLSVRSMDLRLAVVASLVAYEPSVDSDAAFGSPYPVFNADWRFNEVDPSQHMDRLKAGGVGVSIYVGNGGGSPTDLEFYLEGAAKHVKNAMDAQGMSYHFVNYGDGSGWGTQCNGGHNAGCWEEDLRDLIPRLERHFAS; encoded by the coding sequence ATGTTCGGAGGACGCGGCGCGAAGCGCCGGCGCATGACGGTGGCCTGGCTGTTCGCCGCCCTGGCCCTGGCCACGGTCCTGCCGGCGGCCTCGGCCCAGGCCGCCGACGACACCACCCCGCCCCCGATGACGGACGGCTTCGGCCTGACGCAGGTGGGCGCGGCGGTCGGCACCGCCACCAACTTCTACCTCACCGTGACCACCGCCGAGGTCGCCGAGGAACAGCACATCAAGATCATCCTGCCGAGCGGCTACTACGACGACCCGAACCGGCGCTACCCGGTGATGTACTTCCTGCACGGCTCGCCCGACGACCCGGTGCAGCAGACCTATCCGGCGCTGAGCATGTCGGACCGGATGATCACGGTCATCCCGGACGGCGGCGCACGCGGCTGGTACACCAACTGGCTGAACCAGAAGACCAGGGCCGGCGCCCAGAACTGGGAGAACTTCCACCTCAAGCAGGTGATCCCGTTCATCGACGCGAACCTGCGGACCATCGCCACCAAGAAGGCGCGGGCCGTCTCCGGCATCTCCATGGGCGGGTTCGGAGCCCTCCACTACGCCCAGGCCCGCCCCGACCTGTTCAGCCAGACCGCGGCCCTCTCCGGCGACATCGACCTCTCGGTGCGCTCCATGGACCTGCGGCTCGCCGTCGTCGCCTCCCTGGTCGCCTACGAGCCCTCGGTGGACAGCGACGCCGCCTTCGGCTCGCCGTACCCGGTGTTCAACGCCGACTGGCGGTTCAACGAGGTCGACCCCTCCCAGCACATGGACCGGCTCAAGGCCGGCGGCGTGGGGGTCTCGATCTACGTGGGCAACGGCGGAGGCTCGCCCACCGACCTGGAGTTCTACCTGGAGGGCGCCGCCAAGCACGTCAAGAACGCCATGGACGCCCAGGGCATGTCGTACCACTTCGTGAACTACGGCGACGGTTCCGGCTGGGGCACCCAGTGCAACGGCGGCCACAACGCCGGCTGCTGGGAGGAGGACCTCAGGGACCTCATCCCCCGGCTCGAGCGGCACTTCGCCTCCTGA
- a CDS encoding cutinase family protein: MRAKRITAALAGVLLTAGLSVTQGATAQAAATAPCEGTYTIVVGGTGSSWNNDGFYGNIQQHVGYPTQIPNGASARAGVNELNRLVRDQRAACPWQHVKMGGYSLGAAVVHTWVTENWQTFDNVNAILIADPKRQGNPGANGGSVPFGGIVGAPLAGADRFFGNVPVKTICHWDYVCDESAGIWTYPANHVNNYPNDFNMDFHNDVANEQWYNGAWFPASW, translated from the coding sequence ATGCGAGCGAAGAGGATCACGGCCGCGCTGGCCGGAGTTCTGCTGACGGCCGGACTTTCGGTGACCCAGGGCGCCACCGCGCAGGCGGCGGCGACGGCTCCGTGCGAGGGCACGTACACGATCGTCGTCGGCGGTACGGGAAGCTCGTGGAACAACGACGGCTTCTACGGCAACATCCAGCAGCACGTGGGATATCCGACCCAGATCCCCAACGGGGCGAGCGCCCGGGCCGGCGTCAACGAGCTGAACCGGCTGGTCCGTGACCAGCGGGCCGCGTGCCCGTGGCAGCACGTCAAGATGGGCGGGTACTCGCTGGGCGCCGCCGTCGTGCACACCTGGGTCACCGAGAACTGGCAGACGTTCGACAACGTCAACGCCATTCTCATCGCCGACCCGAAGCGCCAGGGAAATCCCGGCGCCAACGGCGGATCCGTTCCGTTCGGCGGAATCGTCGGCGCCCCGCTGGCCGGCGCCGACCGCTTCTTCGGCAATGTGCCGGTGAAGACGATCTGCCACTGGGACTACGTCTGCGACGAGTCCGCCGGAATCTGGACCTATCCCGCGAACCACGTGAACAACTACCCCAACGACTTCAACATGGACTTCCACAACGACGTCGCCAACGAGCAGTGGTACAACGGCGCCTGGTTCCCCGCCTCCTGGTGA